caaggcagaggattagcctagtgagccgcggtgccggctaagATAGTGTTATTAAATGCCCACTTGGTACTGACAGCTGCTCTAGATACTAAGGATTCAATAATGATAAAGACAGACACGGAAGGGTCTTAGGGCAGTATTTCTCAGAAAGAGGTGGTTTTGCCAccaggggacatttggcaatcTCTGGAGACATTTAAATGTTATAACTTTGGGGAGAGGCACTTTTGGGATCTGGTGGCTGGAGGCCTTAGATGTTACAGACATCCTTGGATCCACAGGGCAGTCTCCTCATCCCCAGAGAACAATTATCTGATCCCAAATGTTAATAGATGAGAATAATGATAACTGTATAAGACAGAAATAAAGGGTGATATGGAAACTTCCATAATAGGGGTTATGGAAGGATTCTCTGAGAAAGCAAAATGTAAATTCACACTTAATGGGTGAGTTGACCCTACAAAGAAAGGGCGGCAGTGGGGTCAGCCAGAGTTCCAAATACAGTAAGCAGTGAGGTGTTGTTATGGTTGTATATAACATACATGtttcatgtatatcatatatTCATGCATTCTATATGCCCAGTAGCATTTAAGTAATCATAGTTAACATTCAGTGAGCATTTACCATGTGTTCAGCGCTGTACTGTCCACGTATTTTATTTCATCCTTACTGTTACCCTGGAAGTAGAAATATTATTATTCACAATTTACCCTTAAGAGATGATTTAAGTTCTTCTACTAAAATGTAGTTGGTGAGGGCcagaaccaggatttgaaatcttgtcagtccagctctcccaagGCCGCTTGCTTAAAACGGAAATGTAAATGTGCAGAGGCAAAGGAGGAATGAATGATCATAGGAGCAGAAGGATTGGCTGCAGATATCTTGGTGGACGTGTAACTACTGAAAAGATATGTGGGAAGGCAATGGGGGTTGAAGTAAAGACTCAAACCTGTTAACTGCAACAACCATTCAAAGACAAATTGATTCTTTTTCTCACAAAACAGAAATGGACTTCagttttattaaatgtatttatttggaaggtagagtgatagggagagagggagagagggagaaagggagaaaggagagagagagatatttcatctactgatttacttctcaatggctggagttgttccagtttgaagctaggagccctgaactccattgGGTTTTCATTGTGGGTGGCAgacatccaagcacttggaccatcttctattgccttcccaggtgcattagcaaggagctagatgagaagcagagcagccaggacttgaactggtgctctgatataggaagcTACCATTGCAAGTGGCTGATTGCACCAAAATGCTGTGCCCTGGACTTGAATTATGTTAACAATACAGCATGGTTTACTTTTATAACTTGGTGGCTGTTTTGTATTTGCTACAGACTTAAAATTGTATGTAAGGGATAGTTGTATAttgtaatttttaacattttttaatagatttttaaaaatgttattttcaaaatatttctgtatgCCTGTAACAAAACAGTAAATCAGAAGTTCTAAACAACTCTGAAGatatcccttcccttcctcctcattACTTTTACTTTGTAACCCAGATTTTCAGTGAATTATGCCTTTTCGGTTTGGGACCCAGCCAAGGAGCTTTCCACTGGAAGGAGGAGATTCTTCAGTTGGGCTGGAATTGGGGCTGAGCTCCAGTGCTGCCTGTAACGGGAAAGAGATATCACCAACCAGGTAGAGTCTTCCTGTTCTGACAACTGAGGAAACGTGTATTGGTTATCATCGTTACATGCTCTAGCTGATATTTAATATTAGCAAGAAAAAAGGAATTCAAGCATTGCTGTTAGTAAATCAATATTAAGAGTCCAGATTTTCTTGGCATAGAGTGTGTATTTTGTGTCTTTCCAAGCCTTTATGATAgactaattctttctttttggtGCATTTTTAGTTGGACTGTTGACAATTTCAAGATTAGATGACAGTCAATTTAACAAATAAGCCTTTAGTGCTAGTATGTGCTGAGCACTGTGATGGGCAGGCATAAAGCTACAAATTAGAAAAAGACTCAGACTTATATTCAatatcattttggctttgacttgacCTTTGGCGGAAAGCAATAACAGAAAAGATTCTATTTCTTCAAAATTGAAGAAAACCAATACCAAGTCAGATTTGTTCCACTTTCCTGCTGTTTGCCAAACCTAAACAGCAAATATCACATTGTTAGATTTCACATGGCTTGTAAATATTTGAAACAGATTTAAGCTTGATAAAGTAGtgctttaaaaatcagagttatcCAAGGATGAAATAGCCCACTTTTGGGAGTAATAAGCtctttctctttagaaaaattTAAGCCTGGGTAACTGGTGTGGTTGTtggaaaggaaataaatacaCTAGATGTATTTTTGGACTAGGTGTCACTAACAGCCATTTCACATCTGACATCCTAACATTTGAACATTATGTGAACTAGTATtgcaggggctggtactgtggcacagtgggttaaagccccagtctgcagtgccggcaacccaaatgggtgccagtttgagtcccggctgctccacttccaatccagctctctgttatggcctaggaaagcagtggaagatggcctaagtgcttgggagacctgcaagaagctccaggatcctggcttcagattggcccagctctggccattgaggccagttggggagtgaaccagtgaatggaagacctctctctttctttctctatttgtgtcttcctctctgtaactctgcctttcaaataaataaataaataaataaatctttttaaaaaagaaatagtattgCAGTTTTATATATACTTTCACAAATATTCTAGCTTCAAAATCACTCAACTGAAGTGAATTTTAAGGTACCCAGAAAAATGAATTTCCTTAGTATTATCACTTATATTTATAACTATGTACTTTTTGCCAGTTAGCAATCACTGattatctttctttccttttttttttttaaagatttatttatttgaaagagttacactgcgagagaaagacagagagctcttccatctgctggttcactctccagatgaccacactggccaggtctgggccaggctgaaattaggagccaggaacttcctcctggtctctcatgtgggtggcaggtgcccaagtacttgagccacctttggctgttttcctaggcattagcagggagctggataagaagtggagctgccaggactccaactggcatccatttgtgataccggtgttgcaggtggtggctttacccaccacgccacaatgaCAGACCCATATCTTTCAAACTGAATATCTAGAGCAGGGGTATGGAACATCTGGCTCATGGGTTGTATAAGGCCTATTAAATTATTTGGTCTAGCCCTGTCAAGGCAACTGCAAGCAggtcaataaatctgtagcaggctaatttttaagttgataattttatatggcccttgaatgatgttataaatatccaaatgtcccttggcagaaaaaatgtTTCCCATCCTTGATCTAGAGGATTATCTTTGTATTTATAAATTTCCTGTAATGTATGGTAACAGCCACAGTTTCTTTGCACACAAGATGTCTACATTGTGTTGATGCTACTATGTTATACTTATTTTGTGATAGTCAAAGTTTTCAAAGTTATTTAGAAAAGTTATTTCAAAGTTATTTAGAACAGTTGAGTACATACTCAAATTTTGGTGCTctaaaaatatttcctatttaGCACATAACTACatcatttgttcttttattcAGGCAACTTCGAAGATGCCCTGGAAGTCATTGCCTGACAATAACCGATGTTCCCATCACTGTCTATGCAACAATGAGAAAGCCACCTGCACAAAGCAGCAAGGAAATGCATCCTAAATAGCATCATGAAGTCTTTTGTAGAGGGTTGACTAGGTCAGGGGTAATGGAACAGGATCATCTTATAATCTGGTAAACAAATAAAGTGGTGGCACCGTTGGATGATGACAATAGTTGCACAATTTCATTTTAGTATAAGAGAACTGTAGTCAACAAAACACATGTAGCAATCAGTTATATCTGATAGGTAAAACAATATTTCACAATTTGAAAGTGCTTTTGAGGTCATCTTGCTCACAGaagattattaatattaataactcAGGATGAAATTTAACCTACTATGGACAGCCCCCCAATTCATATGGGGACTAtcctgtttgatttttaaaaattatttcagtatGTCTCGAAAATTTTCTCTGACAaatttatggaatttttttttcctatatcttCTTGAAATTTGATAAGCTTCCTTAAAAGAGTTAttatgaattctttttattttattttatttaaaaatgatttatttatttgaaaggcagttacagaggcagagagagagagaagtcctctatatctgctagttcaattcccaaatggctgcaattaccagagctgcgcctatctgaagccaggagctgggagcttcttctgggtctcccacgtgggtgcagggacgcaaggacttggaccatcttccactgcttccccaggccacagtagagagccagatcggaagtggagtagctgggactcaaactggtgtccatatgggatgccagcactgcaggtggcagcttcacgcactatgccacaacactggccctgttatGAATTCTTTATCAAGCAGTCTTTCTACCTCCAAATTTTTTAGGGTCAGTCACTGGCTGCTTACTTTGTTTGATGAGATCAAGCTTCCCTGATTGattttgatgtttctggctgTGTGTTGATATCTGTGCATTGATATAGGTAAGTAACCCAGTGTTTCCAGTCTGGCTTTGTTTGGGAGCTTCCTTTGGCAGT
The sequence above is drawn from the Lepus europaeus isolate LE1 chromosome 3, mLepTim1.pri, whole genome shotgun sequence genome and encodes:
- the FAM229B gene encoding protein FAM229B encodes the protein MPFRFGTQPRSFPLEGGDSSVGLELGLSSSAACNGKEISPTRQLRRCPGSHCLTITDVPITVYATMRKPPAQSSKEMHPK